From a region of the Triticum aestivum cultivar Chinese Spring chromosome 7D, IWGSC CS RefSeq v2.1, whole genome shotgun sequence genome:
- the LOC123170935 gene encoding F-box/kelch-repeat protein At5g15710-like, which translates to MPLGGSGGEHGYGEPAAARGGRDEEDPSRSPHPAPLPLLRGLAVIPTASEKEEKKLKDVRQEEDEVPAASFPEDALMEILSRVPGRPLCRFKCVSKEWLALCYYSHIRKRSPQAMSGFFYNDHGFRFHNLSGKGPPMVDPDLSFLRSSYKHFSVTQCSTSLLFCKCWKVPYPKQLGWNSLPKGKPEQFFEWPEADEFDYVVCNPATQEWTSLSPIELPDHLPLFRPGKYFLGSDAAIPSRFVVLVPLNSCQTYGLSADMIYSSDTGGWTFTQHNDFSTYPISYSESTFLNNTMHFPTRYSVIVIVDMERKDWSEIKMPRGMTNLPLMEAKIGENVDEFKTFPNFQEIFVDS; encoded by the exons ATGCCGCTAGGAGGTAGCGGAGGCGAGCACGGCTACGgtgagccggcagccgcccgcggAGGCCGGGACGAGGAAGATCCATCCCGTTCTCCGCATCCGGCGCCGTTGCCGTTGCTGCGAGGCCTCGCCGTCATTCCCACGGCATCTGAG AAGGAGGAAAAGAAACTGAAGGATGTGcggcaggaggaggacgaggttCCAGCAGCGAGCTTTCCGGAGGACGCTCTCATGGAGATCCTGTCACGGGTGCCCGGCAGGCCGCTGTGCCGCTTCAAGTGCGTGTCCAAAGAGTGGCTCGCCCTCTGCTACTACTCCCACATCCGCAAGAGGTCACCGCAGGCCATGTCCGGCTTCTTCTACAATGATCACGGTTTCCGTTTCCACAATTTGTCCGGAAAAGGTCCTCCCATGGTCGACCCCGACCTCTCTTTCTTACGCAGCAGCTATAAGCATTTCAGTGTCACGCAGTGCAGCACCAGCCTTCTCTTTTGCAAATGCTGGAAAGTTCCCTATCCCAAGCAACTCGGTTGGAATTCTCTTCCCAAAGGAAAACCCGAGCAATTTTTTGAATGGCCTGAGGCCGACGAATTCGATTACGTTGTCTGCAATCCTGCCACTCAGGAGTGGACTTCGTTGTCTCCTATAGAATTGCCTGATCACCTTCCGCTTTTCCGCCCAGGCAAATACTTTTTGGGTTCTGACGCGGCCATTCCTTCCCGCTTCGTCGTGTTGGTGCCCCTGAACTCATGTCAGACATATGGCCTGTCGGCAGACATGATCTACTCATCAGATACTGGAGGATGGACTTTCACACAACACAATGATTTCAGTACATATCCAATTAGTTATTCGGAAAGCACCTTCCTAAATAACACTATGCATTTCCCTACTCGTTATTCGGTAATAGTCATAGTGGATATGGAAAGGAAAGATTGGAGCGAGATTAAGATGCCACGTGGCATGACAAATTTACCTCTCATGGAGGCAAAGATTGGGG aaaatgttgatgAATTCAAAACTTTTCCAAACTTTCAAGAAATATTTGTCGATTCTTAA